GCTATTATAGATTTTCTAGGGATTTTAGggttatgtcattttttttgggcttgaatatatataattttttaaatctttttcatGGATAAAGGGGGATCAAGGAATAAATGTAGTGGATCAGCAAGATGTGAAGAAATAGACTTGACACGCTTGGCAAAGCCATTAGAAAATACAACGCTGTTAATGTTGGTCATGATCAGGATTGTGATGCTCATTGAAGACTTCACTTGACCTTACTGCATCTTACTGATCATCCATTGCATAATATGTGCATTATTAAGCCTACTCATGACTccctataatataaataaaaatatataaaagactatCTATCTATGGTCATGTATTGATCAAACATCTTCTTCATGTACTACAAGATGGAGACTTCCAATCTTAATGTTGTGAAAGCCgattataaaaaagtgaataaatacgaaatgaataaaaaatatatattaattttttaataataaattatattactttttaaaacgACTATATACGCTTGTAAgaccgtatatatatatataatattaaccatatatatatatattatacatgctCTGAATATGAATGCAAAACTAGCCTTTTGGCAGTTCCAGCTGTCTAGTCGAAAAGAACCATTTTTACCCTAAAGCAAAATAAACCGCTTTTGGTCCAACCAGGCTGCTGTTTAATGTTTACTCTGAATGCTTCTGAAGCAGTGAAACTTCTTGGAGAAACCTTGAAATTCTGTGCCATCAAATCATTTCTGAGTGCGCTTTCTGGTTCAAATTCCTGAACTCCTAAGTGGCGACCTTAATCATTTTGCTTTAATTACCATATAGTGGCTGAAAATCATGGATTATAGCTTTAGGCTTTAGCCACATATACAAAGGAAAAACCATGACCGACTCCCACCATAATAACTTGCCGTGTATGTTCCATCGCCTTGTACTGATGTTATAATCAGAGAAGATTTAAAGGCGACAgttatattttttccttttgacaTATTTTAGCAAACTATATATGATTACTAGGAAATTTAAGAAGAACAGGATGGAACTTGGTTCGTGGTGGAGCCGAAGCACTAATTACTCTTGAGACAGCTTAAAAAAAGCATAGGTGTGAAGTCATGTCCCAGATGATCTCAAAACATTCTCACCTTCATTATGGCGATTGAATGTAGAAAAAGCAGTTTCATTAATTAATAGACATCTTCACTTTTTAGGTAAAATTTACATAGATCATGATAGCTCTCAAGGAATAGAAATCTCTTATTCAAACGTTGAtcggggaaaagaaaaaagaacaaaaaaagatgaaaacttGACCATCTCACTGGGCAAACCTCATTGAAAATACAGAGATTTGAAAACCAATCTCTAAGAATTTTAACCAcaattcctttttctcttcctgTCTTTGATCATTAAAgacatcttcctccatatcctGCATTTTTGAACAATGTTTGTTTTATGTCTTCAGAACTTAGTAGGGTTCTCTGGTCCATATCCTATAAGTTCAGGATTGAAGACAGTATATAAGATCACTTGTTCaacaaattgattaaaaaaatacaaaaactccCACCACAGGGAAATTGCCAGATAATTAAATTTGGTACCTCCGAGCAAGAAGCTTGCATTGCAAAGTCATTGAAACAGCTAATGACACATTGTTGAATCTCAAGGCCTAATGCTTCTAACGTATTCACTGTTGATAGCAGCAGCCCTGGCTTCCCTGCACAGCAAATCTCAATCCTTGTATCCGCATTCCCCCTCTCCACATCGAACTGCCAAGGCAACGCGTGGGAATTACACATTCAGAATTTTGGTGAGTAATTCATGTTTGATTTCAATTTTGAGGATCTTGCTGAGTAGAGCGAGCAGAGTTCTTACCTTCGGTGAATTTCTAACCGAGACTTCATTTGGTTTTACATTCTTGAAAATGCCCGTAATGTTTGAACTCCCTTGATCAATTTCTAGCTGCAAACTGTTGATTTTCTCTAGGAGTTCTTTCATGTACTCTATAGTATCTCCAAGTATAGACGTCCTGTCCATCTTTCAATTCAATACAAACAAAGTACATCAGATTCCATATAATATGAACCACTCATTCTTAGAATGTTGTAATCCAAGTAATTAGAAATGAGTCTCGCTGCTTTACCTTGCTTATCTTTGGGACAATGGATCTTAACATTGAGAGGCGATCATTCAAtcgctttcttcttcttctctcagcCATAAGATTCTTTGATGGCTGGCCCTGCAGCTTCTTAGCTGGATTCTTTACTTCTAGGCAATTACCGATGTTGATAACCGGGACTTCTGGGGACTGGATTGGCTCAGCTTTGCAGGAAGCTTGCACCTCAAGATTGTGAATTTCGTCCCCAAGTATACCCAGCTCTTCTTCCATCATGGAAAATGGATAGTCTTCTTGCATAGGAAAAGGCGGTGTGTCCAGCGTGTTAAGTGATGAATCAGTTAGCTGTGAAGCTGAGAATGCATTGCCAAATGGGCAATAGACTTCATTGAAAGTGTAGGAGGAGGTATCTACGTTTTGTTCAAGCTGCGGAGAGAATCCTTCGCAGCAAGAGTTTGGAAAAACCATGGCTGGGTTTTGCTCAAAGCAATCAAAAGTCCAGCCATTAGAAAAGAACTCATTCATTGGTGTTGGAATGGTTCCCGAAGTGTCTACTCTTAGAGCAAGTAATTCCTCTAAGAAGCCATGCCCATTGAGCTCCATATCCCTTCGATCTCTTGCTCTCTGTGTCTATGTGTGTTTGTGCGTGTGCGCGCCTCTCTTGGGAACGTTAATACCTTGATAATATGATGTTGCACCGAGTGGAAGAATATATAGGAGCACAAAACAATAGGCTTATACTTGACCATTATATAatattgcattatagtatgtgTTATGTTGTATCTATTTGCACCTAAAACCTAAGATTGAAATGGAATCTGCTTtttccactctctctctctctctctctctctctctctctctctctctctctctctctctctctctatgtgggGGATGGAGAGTGATGATTTCATGTCTTTTTCACCGAAATCTCTGAAATCGTACAAACTTGATATTTAATTGCATATTCAAAAAACTTTGACCCAAGCACCTGTCTGAACCGAAAAGGATCCAGTTATCATCATAGAGATCCAGTTAGACACTGTCAGGTTCTTTGTATGCTTAAGCTCTGTAATATTAATTGGCCATgaacagaaaaggaaaaaaataaataaaaagcaaacaaacaaattaccccccccccccccccccccccccccccccctccctcttCCTATCTCTCTGTGTAAGAAAATTGCTGAGTTGGGTCCCATTCCATATAATGCCTCCAAAATTGAGCTTAGCTCACAAGTTCAAATGAGTTGGTGGGCCTGTTTTGTTCCTACTACGTTTTCCTCATTTACTAAccccatgtttttttttttttccatcacaaaagaaaaaaaaaaggtaacgGTACTAGTTCtgtctttgatttttttaactatatattaaatatatctatatacagATTTATACCAGttgcaatttttcttttatattctcTTCGGGAATCAAGAGGAGATATTGATCATACCCGgcctattttaatttatgttttctcCCCGGCCCTCACCTGGCGCGCGCCACTTATATATAACAATGAAATATACAGGCTAGGAatattagtatttatatatCTCATTCCAGAACAACATTCACAGTAGTAAACTTAAAACTAGCTATCTGTTAACGTAGAATCAATTTGGTGTGGTCAGAGAGGTACGTACAACATTAATCTGATCTAAGTGCGAATGTTTGGTCGAATATGCAGGCAGCTTATAATAAACCACGATCAGGAGCATTTTGTAGTACTTCCATCGACATGTATATCATGAGTTAATACATGAGTCCATTTCCCGTAAATACCAATTAGATGACCTTATTTTTAATGCATGCAGTTCATAAGCTTTGTCAttaccattatatatatagtacttaatAATTATGATTTCATGCCAATATTACTATAATTTGTGCATTTATTTTTGCCGGTAGGTAAGGtcgaatattaaaataaaagctaTGTTTTTTAAGGTCGCGACATGGAGCCCCAACCAAATGGAGTACTGTACAGGTTTGACTCCTCAGCACTTATAATGTATGTCTCTAATAATCGTATGATCATATGTATGTTTGTCCGTACTCACAAGTCTATGTCGGGAcacaggaaaaaagaaaaacattcacagaagaatatattattttttttcatacgaAAAAACCatcaaatagtttttttttggatatatatagCTAGTAAATATATAATGGAATGCAACCTTTTCTTATCTAATTTCATACCGTATATACAActctgaaatatttttatactacTAAATTTGTGTTATTCTATTAACCATAATTAACCCTAGCTATTGATCTGACATTGTCCACCTCGATCCGAAATCATGTGCTGGTTACTGTTCCTTTTGGGACTGATCGATCTATAAGAGGGATAGATACCATGCACACTAGCCGATGACAAGGGCTATTTTTGGTTCCTGAATCTTTTAGTAAAATATGATTCGTGGTAACgtgtgtattatatatatatatatatatatatatatatatatatatttatatatgctaCGCGAATAGATTTGAAAGCTGGTTCAGTGCTTAAACCAGGAACTTGTTAGCTTTTGGATCAACTTGAACGTGAAGGAGACTGATCATCATTaggaatgaaatatatatatatatatttataggttaaatatttgtatttagaaCATTATATATAGCCGTGAACCCAAGCCCTAGTATTATGAATCTGACCCACACGCATGCTATACCATCGATCGAgtaaatgtgtgtgtgtgtgtgtatatataagcATGAATTAGCAATATAAGGAAGAAAACTCCTCACACACGTGGGATTGAATCTACTTACCTTGTGTCTGAGTGTCAAAGGCGCACATCATGAATGAACATGGTGTTGTCTGGCGACACATTTGTCCTTTACATTGATCCGAAGCTGGTACGTGTTGTTTTGCATATATGAACCACTAagcttaaagaaaaagaaaatatgctattaaataaaataatatagatcATGATCAAGAAAATATGTAGGGATTGATTTGGAAATAATTACTTGGATGTACTGTGGGGATAAGGTGGTGTGACTTAACTGGCTgtcttgcattttttttctcaGCAGCCACTGGCGAATTCTATGCACGAAATGATTAAGCATGGAAGTCGATGATTATCATTACATtatttaactataaaaataacatttataacATAGtttcataattaaaaagttacTGATCTATATATGAGGAAAACCCACTAATTCATGTGTCTCGCTCGCCATAATGAGCTCTCTTAGAATTTTTAAGGATGTGTCGACCatagaataattaattaattatatcatacGTGTTGGAACATTATAAGCAAATTGTGTATTTACGACTAATTAATTTTAACGAAATGactattttcaattaaaattgattacaaataatcttttaattataataaattgataacaaaaattcatttttttgataGTGAAAGTTACCAATTTATCATCGCATATAGTAAATTAATTAATGGTAAATATATCCTTTCTTCCTCGCTCAATGTTTGGATTCAGATCGATCGACGATCGTCCAATTTACCATTTCTTTCTAGATCATATATACgtctttgtaaattttaaagGTCTTCGGTATGACTGCACTCATGGAAGTCGAATCTGGCCGTACGTACTGtagctatataaaaaaataaaaataagtagtCCAGTTTTTATGTGCCTCGACAGGACATGAATATTTAAGACACATACATACGAACTCTAGAATGATCTTTGGTACCAAACAGCTAGTTGTTGATCATGAGCACTCCATCGATcgtaattgtttttatttttgttttcacttTTGTTGAGCTAATTAAGGTAATGTTCTACTGATGTGTTGGGGGTGCCGTTTGGTTTAAATGAGGGAGACTTTTaactacagttttttttttattattatttttttaaaaaggataaaaagtattaaaaacaaaagaacgTGTGAAAACTATGTGGTACagctacttttctttttaatttgttttcctttaagCGACACAGCTAAAGCACGTGAATTTTTCTTCACGGCGTACGTGTCGATCATAGGGCGCAGCACTGGAATCTCCTCGTAAAATCGCGAGGACGAATTCTTCCTAAACGCGTGCACCTCGTTAATTTCGGGATTGTGTTGGGTTGGTACGTGgaccaaaactttttttttttttttcgaaaaaaaaaaacaaaacaaaaaatactaaacGGCGAGCTACGGAAACGGGAAACGTCAGACCCGAAAGCCAACCTTGCTTTGACGTAAACTGAGAACCACACACTACCCAACACAACTTGCATGTTTACAATCTATATTTTGCATCAACCAACATGCTGCGTAAATTTTTtgtgatcatttatttatttattttatataatttttagcgATCGAGATACTTATAAAAATTGGCTACGGacatctctttctttctttctttctttcttttttacaaaaaagaaaaaaaaagaaagatacatacatatatataatgcacAGATTTTCTTCATGAAAGGCTAGCTGCATTAATTGTTTTGGTccaattctaaaatatttttctcttctttaatatatataatctctctctctctctctctctctctctctctctctctca
This genomic window from Carya illinoinensis cultivar Pawnee chromosome 7, C.illinoinensisPawnee_v1, whole genome shotgun sequence contains:
- the LOC122315231 gene encoding transcription factor bHLH93-like, producing MELNGHGFLEELLALRVDTSGTIPTPMNEFFSNGWTFDCFEQNPAMVFPNSCCEGFSPQLEQNVDTSSYTFNEVYCPFGNAFSASQLTDSSLNTLDTPPFPMQEDYPFSMMEEELGILGDEIHNLEVQASCKAEPIQSPEVPVINIGNCLEVKNPAKKLQGQPSKNLMAERRRRKRLNDRLSMLRSIVPKISKMDRTSILGDTIEYMKELLEKINSLQLEIDQGSSNITGIFKNVKPNEVSVRNSPKFDVERGNADTRIEICCAGKPGLLLSTVNTLEALGLEIQQCVISCFNDFAMQASCSEDMDQRTLLSSEDIKQTLFKNAGYGGRCL